From the Silurus meridionalis isolate SWU-2019-XX chromosome 5, ASM1480568v1, whole genome shotgun sequence genome, one window contains:
- the c5h15orf40 gene encoding UPF0235 protein C15orf40 homolog, which yields MYCHSLRHTCMRIGLFTLCESGCGGTVCFGATAKSHSRVVSLRNKMPKKEKTIKNTQVKKQAEAPTGPISKLKDGGFAIAIHAKPGAKQNAVTDVSSEAVGVAIAAPPTDGEANAELVRYLCKVLELKKSEVMLDKGSKSREKVIKVTASISEEEVLERLKREAAG from the exons ATGTACTGCCATAGTCTACGTCATACTTGTATGCGAATAGGGTTATTTACACTCTGTGAAAGTGGATGTGGGGGAACAGTGTGTTTTGGAGCTACAGCTAAATCTCACAGCAGAGTAGTTTCTCTTAGAAACAAGATGCCCAAGAAAGAGAAAACG ATCAAAAACACTCAGGTGAAGAAGCAGGCAGAAGCACCGACCGGTCCGATTTCCAAGCTGAAAGACGGTGGATTTGCAATAGCGATACACGCCAAGCCTGGAGCAAAGCAAAACGCCGTGACAG ATGTGAGCTCGGAGGCAGTAGGGGTCGCTATTGCTGCACCTCCTACAGACGGCGAGGCCAACGCTGAGCTCGTGCGCTATCTGTGCAAAGTGCTGGAGCTGAAGAAGAGTGAAGTCATGCTGGACAAG GGCAGTAAATCAAGAGAAAAAGTCATTAAAGTCACTGCATCAATTAGTGAAGAAGAGGTTCTGGAGAGACTGAAGCGAGAAGCTGCAGGCTGA
- the glsl gene encoding glutaminase liver isoform, mitochondrial isoform X2, whose amino-acid sequence MEHTTSKEADENPYLCFQRTPSFRRKWRKRYGGLDGNKLLEPNKEDDMKENGLLTDGLFERNAAPLKSAEAQETSLAETISNPVPRKATPSQRPANFVAPGSTALSAFISNGSTKGHQPEPERMLSAHPWPSITRTEAQHSQSKRKVAADVLFDSFASGGKVSTSHFFETLWWSGILRTDPRIKECYALMKKLQDADGGVDRNTFQRCVTGFVSFILKAVQGRFVIPDFCVFAEETQKLFIKCKQLSSVEEKEDRSKGSGKWGISICTVDGQRLSLGDWNEPCVLGEIAWPLVYGLAVDQLGVDHVHRYVGVEEYAKFKSPFTLTEQGVPHTPLTETGAIICASLLQLTLRQVTEEEEKYESVLNIVRRLCNKEHANLNCTSYQSLRRDIIRLHALSFYLQEKKCFPEAIDINATLDLLLQCLSTEFTCESGAALAATLANGGLCPMSGDQVLSASAVRSTLSIMQVAGMKNYSRIFHFKTSVPAKSSSSGVVLIVVPGVLGITCWSPELDAFGNSWKAVHFCEELVSLFQLHSFDIRTPFRQVQSYRQWKVESEGYQIMNILLAAYRGDLHSLRRYFLSGADVNAVDYDGRSALHVASSEGRLEVIKFLIESTGANCTLKDRWGNTALQEALRCNQGPAVQLLTKYTDYKGML is encoded by the exons ATGGAACACACTACTAGCAAAGAAGCAGATGAAAATCCTTATCTCTG TTTTCAGAGAACACCGTCTTTTCGGCGCAAATGGAGAAAACGCTATGGAGGTTTAGATGGCAACAAATTGCTGGAACCAAACAAGGAGGACGACATGAAAG AGAATGGTTTGCTGACAGATGGCCTCTTTGAAAGGAATGCCGCCCCTCTGAAGAGTGCAGAAGCTCAG GAGACCAGTCTTGCAGAGACTATTTCAAATCCTGTGCCAAGAAAGGCTACACCATCTCAGAGGCCTGCCAACTTTGTGGCTCCAGGATCAACAG CTTTATCAGCTTTTATCAGCAATGGTAGCACAAAAGGCCATCAGCCAGAACCAGAGCGAATGCTCTCTGCCCACCCATGGCCAAGTATCACCAGGACGGAGGCTCAACACAGCCAATCTAAAAGAAAAGT AGCTGCTGATGTGCTGTTTGACAGCTTTGCCTCTGGAGGAAAAGTTAGCACCAGTCATTTCTTTGAG accCTGTGGTGGTCTGGCATTTTAAGAACTGACCCACGGATCAAGGAATGCTATGCACTGATGAAAAAACTGCAGGATGCTGATGGGGGAGTGGACAGGAACACTTTCCAAAG GTGTGTGACAGGCTTTGTATCTTTCATTTTGAAAGCAGTGCAAGGCAGATTTGTCATACCAGAtttctgtgtgtttgctgaAGAGACCCAAAAGTTGTTCATTAAATGTAAACAGCTGTCTTCTGTGGAG GAGAAGGAAGACAGAAGCAAGGGAAGTGGAAAGTGGGGGATTTCAATCTGCACAGTGGATGGCCAGAG GCTGTCTCTCGGCGACTGGAATGAGCCGTGTGTTCTGGGAGAAATTGCATGGCCTCTTGTTTACGGGCTTGCTGTGGATCAGCTTGGAGTTGACCATGTCCATAGATATGTAGGAGTGGAGGAATATGCAAAATTTAAATCCCCCTTTACCCTAACTGAACAAG GTGTCCCTCACACTCCCCTGACAGAGACTGGAGCTATTATATGTGCATCATTGCTGCAG TTAACATTGAGGCAAGTtacagaggaagaggagaaataCGAGTCG GTTTTGAATATCGTAAGACGGTTATGTAACAAGGAACATGCCAACTTAAACTGTACAAG TTATCAAAGCTTGAGGAGGGACATTATTCGTCTACATGCACTTTCATTTTATCTCCAAGAAAAGAAG TGCTTTCCAGAAGCCATTGATATAAATGCTACATTGGATCTGCTTTTACAG tgTTTGTCCACAGAATTCACTTGTGAGTCTGGAGCAGCCTTGGCTGCAACATTAGCTAACGGTGGCCTCTGCCCTATGTCAGGTGACCAAGTCCTCTCTGCCTCTGCAGTTCGCAGTACTCTGTCTATAATGCAAGTGGCAGGAATGAAAAATTACTCCAGAATATTCCACTTTAAG ACATCCGTGCCTGCCAAATCCAGCAGCTCTGGTGTGGTATTGATAGTAGTTCCTGGAGTGCTGGGCATTACTTGCTGGTCACCAGAGCTTGATGCATTTGGAAACTCTTGGAAGGCAGTGCATTTCTGTGAG GAGCTGGTGTCACTTTTTCAGCTGCACAGCTTTGATATTAGGACTCCGTTCAGGCAGGTGCAGTCCTACAGGCAGTGGAAAGTAGAGTCAGAG GGCTACCAAATCATGAACATCCTTCTGGCTGCTTATCGAGGAGACCTGCACTCGTTACGGAG GTATTTCCTCTCTGGAGCAGATGTGAATGCTGTTGATTATGATGGAAGGTCTGCGCTTCATGTGGCTTCCTCGGAGGGGCGTCTGGAGGTCATCAAGTTTCTGATTGAGAGCACTGGAGCCAACTGCACACTCAAGGACAG GTGGGGAAACACGGCTTTGCAAGAGGCGCTAAGATGCAATCAAGGACCTGCTGTGCAGCTCCTCACAAAGTACACAGATTACAAGGGAATGTTGTAA
- the glsl gene encoding glutaminase liver isoform, mitochondrial isoform X1, giving the protein MEHTTSKEADENPYLCFQRTPSFRRKWRKRYGGLDGNKLLEPNKEDDMKENGLLTDGLFERNAAPLKSAEAQETSLAETISNPVPRKATPSQRPANFVAPGSTALSAFISNGSTKGHQPEPERMLSAHPWPSITRTEAQHSQSKRKVAADVLFDSFASGGKVSTSHFFETLWWSGILRTDPRIKECYALMKKLQDADGGVDRNTFQRCVTGFVSFILKAVQGRFVIPDFCVFAEETQKLFIKCKQLSSVEEKEDRSKGSGKWGISICTVDGQRLSLGDWNEPCVLGEIAWPLVYGLAVDQLGVDHVHRYVGVEEYAKFKSPFTLTEQGVPHTPLTETGAIICASLLQQLTLRQVTEEEEKYESVLNIVRRLCNKEHANLNCTSYQSLRRDIIRLHALSFYLQEKKCFPEAIDINATLDLLLQCLSTEFTCESGAALAATLANGGLCPMSGDQVLSASAVRSTLSIMQVAGMKNYSRIFHFKTSVPAKSSSSGVVLIVVPGVLGITCWSPELDAFGNSWKAVHFCEELVSLFQLHSFDIRTPFRQVQSYRQWKVESEGYQIMNILLAAYRGDLHSLRRYFLSGADVNAVDYDGRSALHVASSEGRLEVIKFLIESTGANCTLKDRWGNTALQEALRCNQGPAVQLLTKYTDYKGML; this is encoded by the exons ATGGAACACACTACTAGCAAAGAAGCAGATGAAAATCCTTATCTCTG TTTTCAGAGAACACCGTCTTTTCGGCGCAAATGGAGAAAACGCTATGGAGGTTTAGATGGCAACAAATTGCTGGAACCAAACAAGGAGGACGACATGAAAG AGAATGGTTTGCTGACAGATGGCCTCTTTGAAAGGAATGCCGCCCCTCTGAAGAGTGCAGAAGCTCAG GAGACCAGTCTTGCAGAGACTATTTCAAATCCTGTGCCAAGAAAGGCTACACCATCTCAGAGGCCTGCCAACTTTGTGGCTCCAGGATCAACAG CTTTATCAGCTTTTATCAGCAATGGTAGCACAAAAGGCCATCAGCCAGAACCAGAGCGAATGCTCTCTGCCCACCCATGGCCAAGTATCACCAGGACGGAGGCTCAACACAGCCAATCTAAAAGAAAAGT AGCTGCTGATGTGCTGTTTGACAGCTTTGCCTCTGGAGGAAAAGTTAGCACCAGTCATTTCTTTGAG accCTGTGGTGGTCTGGCATTTTAAGAACTGACCCACGGATCAAGGAATGCTATGCACTGATGAAAAAACTGCAGGATGCTGATGGGGGAGTGGACAGGAACACTTTCCAAAG GTGTGTGACAGGCTTTGTATCTTTCATTTTGAAAGCAGTGCAAGGCAGATTTGTCATACCAGAtttctgtgtgtttgctgaAGAGACCCAAAAGTTGTTCATTAAATGTAAACAGCTGTCTTCTGTGGAG GAGAAGGAAGACAGAAGCAAGGGAAGTGGAAAGTGGGGGATTTCAATCTGCACAGTGGATGGCCAGAG GCTGTCTCTCGGCGACTGGAATGAGCCGTGTGTTCTGGGAGAAATTGCATGGCCTCTTGTTTACGGGCTTGCTGTGGATCAGCTTGGAGTTGACCATGTCCATAGATATGTAGGAGTGGAGGAATATGCAAAATTTAAATCCCCCTTTACCCTAACTGAACAAG GTGTCCCTCACACTCCCCTGACAGAGACTGGAGCTATTATATGTGCATCATTGCTGCAG CAGTTAACATTGAGGCAAGTtacagaggaagaggagaaataCGAGTCG GTTTTGAATATCGTAAGACGGTTATGTAACAAGGAACATGCCAACTTAAACTGTACAAG TTATCAAAGCTTGAGGAGGGACATTATTCGTCTACATGCACTTTCATTTTATCTCCAAGAAAAGAAG TGCTTTCCAGAAGCCATTGATATAAATGCTACATTGGATCTGCTTTTACAG tgTTTGTCCACAGAATTCACTTGTGAGTCTGGAGCAGCCTTGGCTGCAACATTAGCTAACGGTGGCCTCTGCCCTATGTCAGGTGACCAAGTCCTCTCTGCCTCTGCAGTTCGCAGTACTCTGTCTATAATGCAAGTGGCAGGAATGAAAAATTACTCCAGAATATTCCACTTTAAG ACATCCGTGCCTGCCAAATCCAGCAGCTCTGGTGTGGTATTGATAGTAGTTCCTGGAGTGCTGGGCATTACTTGCTGGTCACCAGAGCTTGATGCATTTGGAAACTCTTGGAAGGCAGTGCATTTCTGTGAG GAGCTGGTGTCACTTTTTCAGCTGCACAGCTTTGATATTAGGACTCCGTTCAGGCAGGTGCAGTCCTACAGGCAGTGGAAAGTAGAGTCAGAG GGCTACCAAATCATGAACATCCTTCTGGCTGCTTATCGAGGAGACCTGCACTCGTTACGGAG GTATTTCCTCTCTGGAGCAGATGTGAATGCTGTTGATTATGATGGAAGGTCTGCGCTTCATGTGGCTTCCTCGGAGGGGCGTCTGGAGGTCATCAAGTTTCTGATTGAGAGCACTGGAGCCAACTGCACACTCAAGGACAG GTGGGGAAACACGGCTTTGCAAGAGGCGCTAAGATGCAATCAAGGACCTGCTGTGCAGCTCCTCACAAAGTACACAGATTACAAGGGAATGTTGTAA